A portion of the Cloacibacillus sp. genome contains these proteins:
- a CDS encoding FCD domain-containing protein has product MVQSHDNVIYNILLFLKETNEPAGAGSVQRFLEKKGFSMAEATVGRVLRDMDYEGYTEKRSNQGRTISANGERRLRELEEMRWHDKWTEGFLDVFENTDKNYLLELLEARLPVETTVARLAALNATPAEIEELRGVVKEQERLAKSGAPVSALDNEFHRTLAAASHNQILEAIVELLRKKEEYGRVFEKIRRDAGHIYNSEHRRIFEAVEARDPELAELTMKRHIANLIDSVSK; this is encoded by the coding sequence TTGGTACAGTCACACGACAATGTAATATACAACATACTTCTCTTTCTCAAAGAGACGAACGAACCCGCGGGCGCGGGTTCGGTGCAGCGCTTTCTGGAGAAGAAGGGCTTCTCCATGGCCGAAGCGACGGTAGGCCGCGTTCTGCGCGATATGGATTATGAGGGCTACACGGAGAAGAGGAGTAATCAGGGGCGCACGATCTCCGCCAACGGAGAGAGGCGGCTGCGCGAACTGGAGGAGATGCGCTGGCACGACAAATGGACGGAGGGTTTTCTGGACGTCTTTGAGAACACCGATAAAAATTACCTGCTGGAGCTGCTGGAGGCGCGTCTGCCGGTAGAGACGACCGTCGCGCGGCTCGCGGCGCTCAACGCCACGCCGGCGGAGATCGAGGAGCTTCGCGGCGTCGTGAAGGAGCAGGAGCGCCTCGCCAAGAGCGGCGCTCCCGTATCGGCGCTGGACAACGAATTCCACCGCACCCTAGCGGCGGCGAGCCACAATCAGATACTGGAGGCGATCGTCGAGCTGCTGCGCAAGAAAGAGGAGTACGGGCGGGTCTTTGAGAAGATACGCCGTGACGCGGGGCATATCTACAACAGCGAGCACCGCCGGATATTTGAAGCGGTCGAGGCGCGTGACCCGGAGCTCGCCGAGCTCACGATGAAAAGGCACATAGCGAACCTTATCGACAGCGTCTCCAAATAA